The genomic DNA ACATGCAAAACTGAAATCCCAaccaacacacacgcacgcttgCACGcttaaatacacacacgcatacacacacaaaaatgtaaagCAAAATGGGACAAGACACATCACACAACACATGAAGACAACACAATTTAAATGAAGTAAGGAAAGGGAACGGGTGTATTGTAGCCGAGAAGAGATAGGAAAGCAAAAGCCCATATAGGTCTGGCCATACCTGACATACATTCTGGAGTTTCATCATCGTTGACTCTCTGCATCTGAGTTCCCACCGTGTCTTCCCAGGCAGGCCTTGATTCAAATACATCCTCTGTTCCAGAAGAGGGTTGCACAATTGGCAACTGATTGCCATCAGAATGTGAACTATGTGAGGCTTGGCTGTCATACGTGAAGATAACAGAATCTGGACTCCTGTGACTCGCACTGCTTATATCGTCGGTATCCACAGAAGATCTAACTGATGTTTCTGTAGTGTTAGAGACTTTGCTTTCTTTCCTTTGCAGAGTAGACATGACAGGAGGTTTAGAGGATTTGTTTGATTCACAAGAGAATTGATTACTCTCAGAATAACTTCTACTCTCTGTATTGGAAGCTTTCCCTCTGTCACTGTCAGCCTCAGATCTAGACCTACGGTGCAAAGTTGAGCTTTTATCTGATTTTCTTTGAACCTGATTAAGCTCAGATAATTGCGAGTCCTGATCATATGCTGGGATGCCAGCCTGCGCAACTGAAAGAGACATCTCTATGACTGAGCACTGGtcatcttcatcgtcctcctccccatcatcatcatcgtcatcattggAGGAGTCTGTGGAATCGTGGCCCTGTTCAGAATATGCAGAATTGACAATTGAGGATGTATCTGATTGAAGCTCAGCTACAGTAGAGTCTAGATCAAGGCTTTTAAAGCTTCCAGTCTCATGTTGAACATTGGTTAGTTTCTCCAAAACAATGGGGGAACCGAGGTGCACTTCAGTGGAGCTGCCAAGATCAGCTTCAGAAAGTGGCTTTTTATCCTCTGGCTTGACACCTATGGGTTTGATGAGAGTTCTTGGTTTGGGAGTAGGACTTTGGTCATCAGCACTCTGAGTCATGGATGGTTTGTGGGTCTCTTGAAGGGTTATGCTTGTAACAGAATCACTACTTTCTAAAGTTACAGACTTTGAGACTGACAGTTCCTCTCCAGTCTCTTTTGCAACAACATCATCAACTGAATATTCTGCTCCATGAAAAAGTGCATATTCTTCTACTTCTTCATCACAACTTCCTCTTGTCATATCAATAGCACCACCTCTGGTCATTTCGAATAGCTTTCCTTCTTGGTATTGAAATGGATCAGGGGTTTTCTCATCACCTGGAGTTCGAACAGCTGTTTTATAAATTGTTCTGCTGTTCGCCTCTGGGCACTTGTCAGTCTCTTTCTCAGAACCAACCAGTGCATTGAAGGCAAAATCATTGTCACCCTCACACCCTGGGGTGACATTATCTAGTTGTTTAGTACACATCATAGGCCTAGGCATGTCAACAGAATCTGAACCACCTGTCAGTGGCAATTCAACTTCATCATCACCTGGATGGTGCTCATCTGTCACACAGCTGGAATAATCCATGTCACTGACTGAGGAACTGACGCTTTCTTTGGCATCTTTGTTACTGTGTATTTGAGCTTTTTCTGTCAACAATGACATGCACCCCTCACTTTCTGGATGGGGTTCCTCTATCTGAGTTTCATTCATGCACAATGGGCCATCAGCTGACTGAACAGTTTTCATTTGAGTCTGATTTTCTACCTTCTCCACAATTCTTGAATTCATATCTGTCGATTCGCCAAACGTTTCATTGTTTCCTGTCACAAAATTATTAGATGTTTCTTGTAACGACGACTGCACAACTGGGCCAAAGTTGAGATTTAGCTCATTTTCTTTGTGATCACCTGTCTCTAAAATGGtatctttcttcattttattcacTTGTTCCATCTCCTCAAATGTTTTGATCtttgcagccattttaaacatctCCTCCTCTGGGGTGAACTGTTTATTAGTGGTATCATTATCATCCGCTGAGTCAAGAGAGTCTTCCCTTATGGGCATATGAAGGTTCACGCTTTCACACGTTTTGGGATCCGAAATGTTGCCATCAGTTACTTCTGTTGCCGAGTTGGAACACTGGTCATCAATCTCACTTTCCATTTGGATATTATTCATGACACTGTTTTCTTCCACATCAAGCTCATTGCCATGCCTATAAATATTTGTGTCATATGCAAAACATGCTTTGAGTTGGGAAGCATAGTCCTCATACACAGCTGTCTTGGTGGGTGTCTTAAGTTCCAGTTCCTTTGATGTAGTAGGACTTCCCTCAAGAGAGTCTTGATATGGGGAGTATCCAGTAGGGCTTGGCTCAATTGAATCAGGTGACTTTCTTGAAGATCTATCCTCGAGGACAGGACTGGCCTCCAGTGAATCCTGATGACATGGCTCTTCGGTTGGGTCATCAAAATTCACATTGTTTAGGTTCTCCAAATAGGCTGGACGTTGCGGTGTGCCAGAACTACTAGGTAGTTGTGccaatgtatgtgtgtgccagCTACTTTCCAAAACCTCATTATTGATATCTTCATTGCTAAAATGAGTCTCCTCTGGTGATGTCATCTCATATTTAGGAGAGACTTCTGTTAATATAATTTGTTTGCAACTCTCATGCAATACATCATCTTCTGGGTGGCATTGTGTTGCCACTGGACTTTCCTTTAAATGCTGATCTAAGTCACTACAGAGCAATGACGACATTCCTGACATATCCCTTTCAGCTACAGGCTGTTCTGCCTTTTTCTCGATGCAAACTTCTTTGAAAGTTGTCTCAAAAACTGAAGCTGGTGACAATGCTGTGACTCCAACGGCATCATTGTGGCACTCTTCATTTAGCTCTTCACACATTGTATCCTCCAAATTATCACTTGTTAACACAACTTCATTGCAGTGCTCATGGACTAGATCGTCTTCTGAATAGAACTGCATTGCTACTGGCTTTTCCTTGAGATACTGATCTAAGTCAGTACTGAGCAATGACAACATGCCTGTGATATTCTTCTCAGGTTTAGGCTGTTGTTGGTGTgcatttgatttgatgtaagATTCTTCGAGTGGGGTCTCCAAAACAAAGCATGGTGTCAGTTCTTTGATGTTTACCACATTGGTCTGAAGATCCTCACTTGTTTGCCTATCTATCCTGTCCTCAGAATACTTACTTGTTAATATAACTTGTTCACAGCTCTCATGTACTAGATCCTCTTGTAGCTGGCATTGCACTGTCACTGGGTTTTCATTGAGATACTGATCTAAGTCAGTACTGAGCAATGACAACATGCCTGTGATATTCTTCTCAGGTTTAGGCTGCTGTTGGTGTGCATTTCTTTGGATGCAAACTTCTTGGAATGCTGTCTCTGGTAAGGAGCTTGGTGTGACTTCTTTGGCATCAACCACATCTGTCTGAAGATGTTCATTTGCTTCTCCCTCTATGCGATCCTcaaaattattactttttaatatAGCTTGTTCACAGCTCTCTTGTACAAAATCCTCTTGTAGCTGGCATTGCACTGTCACTGGGTTTTCATTGAGATACTGATCTAAGTCAGTACTGAGCAATGACAACATGCCTGTGATATTCTTCTCAGGTTCAGGCTGTTGTTGGTGTGCATTTTTTTGGATGCAAACTTCTTGGAATGCTGTCTCTGGTAAGGGACTTGGTGTGACTTCTTTCACATCAACCACATCAGTCTGAAGATGGTCATTTGCCTCTCCCTCTATTTGATCCTCAGAATCCTTACTTGTTATTATAACTTGTTCACAGCTCTCGTGTACGAGATCCTCTTGTAGCTGGCATTGCACTGTCACTGGGTTTTCATTGAGATACTGATCTAAGTCAGTACTGAGCAATGACAACATGCCTGTGATATTCTTCTCAGGTTCAGGCTGTTGTTggtgtgcatttgttttgatgTAAGATTCTTCGAGTGGGGTCTCTGAAACAAAGCATGCTGTTGGTTCTTTGATGTTTACCACATTGGTCTGAAGATCCTCACTTGTTTGCCCATCTATCCTGTCCTCAGAATCCTTACTTGTTAGTATAACTTGTTGACAGCTCTCGTGTACGAGATCCTCTTGCAGCTGGCATTGCACTGTCACTGGGTTTTCATTGAGATACTGATCTAAGTCAGTACTGAGCAAAGACAACATGCCTGTGATATTCTTCTCAGGTTTAGGCTGTTGTTGGTGTGCATTTCTTTGGATGCAAATTTCTTGGAATGCTGTCTCTGATAAGGAGCTTGGTGTGACTTCTTTGGCATCAACCACATCTGTCTGAAGATGTTCATTTGCTTCTCCCTCTATGCGATCCTcaaaattattactttttaatatAACTTGTTCACAGCTCTCTTGTACGAAATCCTCTTGCAGCTGGCATTGCACTGTCACTGGGTTTTCATTGAGATACTGATCTAAGTCAGTACTGAGCAATGACAACATGCCTGTGATATTCTTCTCAGGTTTAGGCTGTTGTTGGTGTGCATTTCCTTGGATGTAAACTTCTTGGAATGCTGTCTCTGATAAGGAACTTGTAACTTCTTTCACATCAACCACATCAGTCTTAAGATGGTCATTTGCCTCTCCCTCTATTTGATCCTCAGAATCCTTACTTGTTATTATAACTTGTTCACAGCTCTCATGTACGAAATCCTCTTGCAGCTGGCATTGCACTGTCACTGGGTTTTCATTGAGATACTGATCTAAGTCAGTACTGAGCAATGACAACATGCCTGTGATATTCTTCTCAGGTTTAGGCTGTTGTTGGTGTGCATTTCCTTGGATGTAAACTTCTTGGGATGCTGTCTCTGATAAGGAACTTGTAACTTCTTTCACATCAACCACATCAGTCTGAAGATGGTCATTTGCCTCTCCCTCTATTTGATCCTCAGAATCCTTACTTGTTATTATAACTTGTTCACAGCTCTCATGTACGAAATCCTCTTGCAGCTGGCATTGCACTGTCACTGGGTTTTCATTGAGATACTGATCTAAGTCAGTACTGAGCAATGACAACATGCCTGTGATATTCTTCTCAGGTTTAGGCTGTTGTTGGTGTGCATTTCTTTGGATGCAAACTTCTTGGAATGCTGTCTCTGATAAGGAACTTGGTTTGACTTCTTTGACATCAACCACATAAGTCTGAAGGTGTTCATTTGCCCCTCCCTCTATTTTATTCTCAAAATGATTACTTGTCAGTTTAACTTGTGCACAGCTCTCATGCACTAGATCCTTTTCTGGCTGGCATTGTATTGTAATCACATTTTCCTTGAGATAGTGgtctgtaaacacattagtctgcAGGTCTTCTTTAGCCTCTTCTCTaattttttcctccaaattaGTAACGGCTATTATTTGCTCATCACTAGATAATTTTCGAATGTTAGTTAGAGTaactttttcaaatgtttcctgAATAACATCCTCCTCTGTAGGCATATTATTCACTGGTCTGTCCTTGAGCATGCCTGACATGTCCTTTACTTCTGTTAATGGTTGATGCAAAGTATTTTCCTCGACACACTCTTCCTGCATTGGAGGTTCTTCAGTCAACTTTGATtgggtttcattaaagacacatATTACTTCTTTGCCTTCCGTTGTGACTGACTGTTGTTCTGTGTTATTCACTGTCAATCCTTTATTTTCTTCAGTGAACGTGGGTATTTTTTCAAAATTGTTCTGCAATTTATCCCCTCTGACTGAATTATCAGACACAGGCCCAGCCTCAAGATACTGATCTTGTGGGAAGTCATTGTTTGTGATGACAAACATCCCTGCCAAAGCATTTGCTTGTGTGGATGCTTTTGGTTCTTCAGATTCTCTCTTTAACTCTTCAACTCCTCTTCTAATTGATTGTTTTTCCATTGTTACATGACCCATTTCTTGCATTGTTCCGCCCTCTATTGCTCctttattttcatcagtgatttcattatttttgtccTTTGGTAAAAGTATTTGTTCAAAATTTTCCTGAACAACATCCTCCACTGATTTCTGACTTGCCACTGGACTGATTTGTAGGTACTGATCCAAATCACTGTTCATTAAGGACAACATCCCTGACATGTCTTTTACAACAGGAGATGTCTTGCTAGATGTTTTCTTCTCAGTGTGGACTTCTTCAAATTTTTCCTCATCAGTTATGTCAGTGTCCATTTGAGTCACGGGTGTTTTGCTTTCATTGGGAATTGTTGTATTGTCTACCCACAGATGATGGAGTTCCTCTTCCTGTGAAGGTATGATGTTATTGTCTTCTTTCCTGGCAGAGTAAGTAGGCATTTCATCAGTCATTTGATGAGTCACTGCAGGTCCTTCATAATTCTCATTCTCCCCTGAGCTGGAATGATGGGTTCTAATACTTATACCATTGTCTGAGATTTCAGCAATGTCTTCATGCTTGGGACTCTCAGGACACATATCATGATCTttatcactttctttttcaaaataacCTTTAATGCAGGGAGCCAATATGGATGTTGGATTTATATGTGAGTCATGACCCAAGGTCTCATCCTCAGGTTCTTCAAACTGATTACTAACATCTTCGGTTCTTGCCGTCTGCCTGAAAAGCTGGTACTCGGGACTTTCTTCCAACTCAGCCTTTATGTCAGCACTAAAGTCCTCAGATGGTCTGCGATCAGGACTGATTTGTAAGTCTTCAGATAAACTCCTACCAGTTCTTATGACTGGCTCTTCTAACTGCATCATGCCAAGGCTTTTCCCCATGAACTCTTGATCCTTGCTCTGAGGACTAACCCTTCCATCACCCAATTGTAAAGCATCAACACTTTTTGCTGTGTTATCAGAATAAGTAATATCTGAAAATTGTTGAGATTCCCCAGATATGTTTCTCTTTAGCTTTATGGTTTCAACCTCTTCATCTAATACCTCACAGATGCGGTCAGCACTCACTGGATGACAAACAGTAAAACTCAGTACTTTGGTTTGTGACTTTGTAGGACAGTCTTCAGCTTTCTCCATTTCCTCAGGGCACACTGCTTCAGATGTCAATGTTGAAATATGAGACAAAGCAACTGTTGTGTTTTCCAACAGCCCACCTTTACTTTTTAAAGGGTCCTGTACAACCTGGAATGTTTTCATCAACTCTTTCACAGACATTGTCTCTTTACTTGACAACTCTAGTGTATTTCTCTGTGGGATAACTGCTCCATCATCACACTGAACTGTATCAGCAAATGTTACTGTCTTTCCAAAAGGAGCACCATTTGAATTCAAGTGTGATTTATCAGATGTATCTCTAATTGCACTTGTTGGTTGATCTTCTGTGTTTGTCTTATCACATATGGTGGCATTACTAGTAAAGTCCTGGTTTTGTGATATTATCTGTTCCACAGGATGTTGTTGATTCATCTGTATTTCTCCAGAATCTTCTGATTGGTGTACCATTGTTGAAATACAAGAATCCATTGCTTTGTGCTCAAAAAGCCCTATTTTGGTTTTTGAGGGATCCTGCCCAGACTGGAATGTTTTCAACAGCTCCTTCACAGACGTGGCCTCCTTTTCTGACAACTctagtgtctctctctgtgggcTAACCCCTTCATTCTGACAATGGACCGTATCTACCGATATTACAGTCTTTCCTGGTTCTTCTGTTTCTTCACATTTCATAACATCATGCTGTTGATGGGAAACTGTGAATCTCTGAGTATGAATTTGTGACATGGGCTCCTGTGAAGGATGTTGAAATGTTACATTAGATGAAGTAACAGATTTGTGTTCAAATAGCccagatttgttttttgaagGGTCCTGCCCTGTTTGGAATGCCTTCATGAGCTCCTTAACAGACATAGTCTCCTCCAGTCTTTCTGTCTGAGATCTGGGAGATTTAGGAGACTTGGGAACTTTGGGAAGTTCTGGAGGGTCTGCCTCTCTCTTTGTGGTAATCGATGTTTTTACTTCATgcactttaacttgagtacttTTTTGCACCTCATCTTCTTCAACTTTGTTCTGCAAAGCTTTCACTCTGTCTTTTATAGATCCTATAGATGTTTCAACCACTAGAGGAGAAGCTGGAGGATCAGTATCCGGGACAGGACCTAGGCCACTGTCTTTAAGAACAACATCGCCATCTAAAGACTCCTCAGAGCTCACCCTTTCCAGCTCTCCCTCAGAGCTGCTACAACCagaacgctctctctctctaagttTCTTCCTAATAGGTTTCTTGATATCTGGGGGACGTCGTTTGCCATCACGCTTTACAACCACCTGTTCAAATGTATCTTGGATATAATTGTCTTGAGAACCGTGCATCAGTACAGGTCTCTGTTCAAGGTAATCTTCCATGTCGATCCTGAGGTGTGAGACCATGTTAGTCGTGTCTCTGGGCTGTGTGGCAGTTTCATTTGAAAGGTTCCTCTCAATACAAATCTCCTTGAAAACCGGTTCTTTGACAAGAGAATTAATTCCGTCAGCCTTCTCACAAAATGAGCCCCATTGATCCTTTTTAGTGTAACCTCTTTGTGGGTCCTGTATAGAGTGCCTTCCATGACTTTGGGTCTCTCCAAACATTTCCATCTTGTCTTTGAACGGATCTACTAAGACAAAATGTTGTTCTTCCAACCCTGTAGCCTCAGCTCCCTCTCCATGTATTTGCTCTGCAATCACAATGGCAGTCATTTTGATGTCTGACATATCTGAGAGAAGGTCTGGGCTTGCAAGGGTTGCAGGGTCAAGTTGTTGGTTAGTTCTCAGGGAGAATGTCTCGGTTGATTCAGATTCATCATCTTCAAATCATAATCAAAAAGGGTAAAGAGCATAAGGGACAAATGAAGTGGGGGAGAGAGACAGCAGAAAACTGGTCAAGACAATGCCATCAAAAATCCATCTTcagttcacagagtaagttatgTTGACTTAATGCGATCTTGAAAAGAAGACCAAAGAGGAGATGATTATCCAGAGGAGTTTTGAGGGGAGTAGACCAGCAACAGCATAAGCAAAGCCAAGTGGAGTAAGTAGAATGTGGACAAGAATGGTATCTATCTCATTTGTTTgactttatatatatgtatatgtatatatatatatatatacatatacatatatatgtatatatatatatatgtatatacatatatatagcccTAAAGCCCTGTATATATAACCATTAACACAATGTGTACATGAACAGAACCAGAAGGGCACACCAAAGGGAGAGGAATGAGAgataacagacaaacaaaaagtctCAAGATTGTCACTGACATGAAAAGTTATGTCTGCCTCgaaattaatttaaatcaaaagaaaacataataaacTTTAAATCAAACATGGTTTGTAAGCAAGATGAGTTGTAATTAGTAATTAATGCCAAGTAATCAATCTGACTTTTGTGTTGCTTTATTTATACGATAAAATCTATATTAAATATGTTGTGACCTTATAGCCCTGTTACGTTGTGTTACATTATATACAATTGTCAACTCAGTtaattaatgaacaaaaaacTTGTGAAGTCtggttgaaaatgaaatgtgtacgTGATGTATAAATGTAAAGAGATTGCCATGGGCAAAATCACACTAAGTGAACAATGATAAAATCAGCAATGCAgctaaaaatcaaacaaaaacacactgtcaATAGAAATGTCAAATTTTTACGTGTAAAAAGATTTTTGCATGCCATTCGTAAAATTGtgatgaaatatgaaaataatgattggtcacattattattatattggtctattattacaataaatcaAAAACCTTTCACAATTTGCTCAAAGC from Solea solea chromosome 10, fSolSol10.1, whole genome shotgun sequence includes the following:
- the LOC131466744 gene encoding ankyrin-2-like, which gives rise to MSSSPEEESHSRGGGSDRDVKMASSSNTSLDSVPAPQPLSHQNRIRQSDSSTSFLRAARAGNIDKVLEFLKNGVDISTCNQNGLNALHLAAKEGHQDLVEELLDRGADVDSSTKKGNSALHIASLAGQKDVVRLLVKRGADINSQSQSGFTPLYMAAQENHLEVVRYLLENEGNQSIATEDGFTPLAIALQQGHNSVVSLLLEHDTKGKVRLPALHIAARKDDTKSAALLLQNDHNADVQSKMMVNRTTESGFTPLHIAAHYGNVNVSTLLLNRGAAVDFTARNGITPLHVASKRGNTNMVALLLDRGAQIDAKTRDGLTPIHCAARSGHDPAVELLLEKGAPILARTKNGLSPLHMSAQGDHVECVKLLLQHKAPVDDVTLDYLTALHVAAHCGHYRVTKLLLDKKANPNARALNGFTPLHIACKKNRVKVMELLVKYGASIQAITESGLTPIHVAAFMGHLNIVLLLLQNGASPDVRNIRGETALHMAARAGQMEVVRCLLRNGALVDAMAREDQTPLHISSRLGKTDIVQLLLQHMAHPDAATTNGYTPLHISAREGQVETAAVLLEAGASHSMATKKGFTPLHVAAKYGSLDVAKLLLQRKALPDDAGKNGLTPLHVAAHYDNREVALLLLDKGASPHSTAKNGYTPLHIAAKKNQKNIALALLQYEAETNVLTKQGVSPLHLAAQEGHAEMASLLLGKGAHVNTATKNGLTPLHLTAQEDRVCAAEVLAKHDANLDQQTKLGYTPLIVACHYGNAKMVNFLLQHGASVNAKTKNGYTPLHQAAQQGNTHIINVLLQHGAKPNSTTVNGNTALSIARRLGYISVVDTLKVVTEEVITTTTTVTEKHKMNVPETMTEILDVSDDEALRLEDEPLFEMSVQLEGEDTMTGDGGEYLRAEDLRELGDDSLPGHYLDGFSYMSHNLDRQQHTPIHSFHQREGILIEDMLTSHQVSALAREHDKESYRLSWGAEHLDNVVLSSSLLHSGRSSPCLDHDNSSFLVSFMVDARGGAMRGCRHNGLRIIVPPRKCSAPTRVTCRLVKRHRLASMPPMVEGEGLAGRIIEVGPTGAQFLGKLHLPTAPPPLNEGESLVSRILQLGPPGTKFLGPVIVEIPHFAALRGTERELVILRSETGESWREHHCDFTEEELNQILNGMDEKLDSPEELEKKRICRIITRDFPQYFAIVSRIKQDSHLIGPEGGVLSSTLVPQVQAVFPEGALTKKIRVGLQAQPIDVELVRKVLGNKATFSSIVTLEPRRRKFHKPITMTIPIPKNTNTDEPNSVYSGETPTLRLLCSITGGTTPAQWEDITGSTPLTFVNQCVSFTTNVSARFWLIDCRQIQESVSFASQLYREIICVPYMAKFVIFAKTLDPIEARLRCFCMTDDKMDKTLEQQENFTEVARSRDVEVLEGKPIFADCFGNLVPLTKTGQHHVFSFFAFKENRLALFIKIRDTAQEPCGRLSFTKEPRTYRSLHHNAICNLNITLPTYSKESDSDQDADDESEKSDKKYDESESTETFSLRTNQQLDPATLASPDLLSDMSDIKMTAIVIAEQIHGEGAEATGLEEQHFVLVDPFKDKMEMFGETQSHGRHSIQDPQRGYTKKDQWGSFCEKADGINSLVKEPVFKEICIERNLSNETATQPRDTTNMVSHLRIDMEDYLEQRPVLMHGSQDNYIQDTFEQVVVKRDGKRRPPDIKKPIRKKLRERERSGCSSSEGELERVSSEESLDGDVVLKDSGLGPVPDTDPPASPLVVETSIGSIKDRVKALQNKVEEDEVQKSTQVKVHEVKTSITTKREADPPELPKVPKSPKSPRSQTERLEETMSVKELMKAFQTGQDPSKNKSGLFEHKSVTSSNVTFQHPSQEPMSQIHTQRFTVSHQQHDVMKCEETEEPGKTVISVDTVHCQNEGVSPQRETLELSEKEATSVKELLKTFQSGQDPSKTKIGLFEHKAMDSCISTMVHQSEDSGEIQMNQQHPVEQIISQNQDFTSNATICDKTNTEDQPTSAIRDTSDKSHLNSNGAPFGKTVTFADTVQCDDGAVIPQRNTLELSSKETMSVKELMKTFQVVQDPLKSKGGLLENTTVALSHISTLTSEAVCPEEMEKAEDCPTKSQTKVLSFTVCHPVSADRICEVLDEEVETIKLKRNISGESQQFSDITYSDNTAKSVDALQLGDGRVSPQSKDQEFMGKSLGMMQLEEPVIRTGRSLSEDLQISPDRRPSEDFSADIKAELEESPEYQLFRQTARTEDVSNQFEEPEDETLGHDSHINPTSILAPCIKGYFEKESDKDHDMCPESPKHEDIAEISDNGISIRTHHSSSGENENYEGPAVTHQMTDEMPTYSARKEDNNIIPSQEEELHHLWVDNTTIPNESKTPVTQMDTDITDEEKFEEVHTEKKTSSKTSPVVKDMSGMLSLMNSDLDQYLQISPVASQKSVEDVVQENFEQILLPKDKNNEITDENKGAIEGGTMQEMGHVTMEKQSIRRGVEELKRESEEPKASTQANALAGMFVITNNDFPQDQYLEAGPVSDNSVRGDKLQNNFEKIPTFTEENKGLTVNNTEQQSVTTEGKEVICVFNETQSKLTEEPPMQEECVEENTLHQPLTEVKDMSGMLKDRPVNNMPTEEDVIQETFEKVTLTNIRKLSSDEQIIAVTNLEEKIREEAKEDLQTNVFTDHYLKENVITIQCQPEKDLVHESCAQVKLTSNHFENKIEGGANEHLQTYVVDVKEVKPSSLSETAFQEVCIQRNAHQQQPKPEKNITGMLSLLSTDLDQYLNENPVTVQCQLQEDFVHESCEQVIITSKDSEDQIEGEANDHLQTDVVDVKEVTSSLSETASQEVYIQGNAHQQQPKPEKNITGMLSLLSTDLDQYLNENPVTVQCQLQEDFVHESCEQVIITSKDSEDQIEGEANDHLKTDVVDVKEVTSSLSETAFQEVYIQGNAHQQQPKPEKNITGMLSLLSTDLDQYLNENPVTVQCQLQEDFVQESCEQVILKSNNFEDRIEGEANEHLQTDVVDAKEVTPSSLSETAFQEICIQRNAHQQQPKPEKNITGMLSLLSTDLDQYLNENPVTVQCQLQEDLVHESCQQVILTSKDSEDRIDGQTSEDLQTNVVNIKEPTACFVSETPLEESYIKTNAHQQQPEPEKNITGMLSLLSTDLDQYLNENPVTVQCQLQEDLVHESCEQVIITSKDSEDQIEGEANDHLQTDVVDVKEVTPSPLPETAFQEVCIQKNAHQQQPEPEKNITGMLSLLSTDLDQYLNENPVTVQCQLQEDFVQESCEQAILKSNNFEDRIEGEANEHLQTDVVDAKEVTPSSLPETAFQEVCIQRNAHQQQPKPEKNITGMLSLLSTDLDQYLNENPVTVQCQLQEDLVHESCEQVILTSKYSEDRIDRQTSEDLQTNVVNIKELTPCFVLETPLEESYIKSNAHQQQPKPEKNITGMLSLLSTDLDQYLKEKPVAMQFYSEDDLVHEHCNEVVLTSDNLEDTMCEELNEECHNDAVGVTALSPASVFETTFKEVCIEKKAEQPVAERDMSGMSSLLCSDLDQHLKESPVATQCHPEDDVLHESCKQIILTEVSPKYEMTSPEETHFSNEDINNEVLESSWHTHTLAQLPSSSGTPQRPAYLENLNNVNFDDPTEEPCHQDSLEASPVLEDRSSRKSPDSIEPSPTGYSPYQDSLEGSPTTSKELELKTPTKTAVYEDYASQLKACFAYDTNIYRHGNELDVEENSVMNNIQMESEIDDQCSNSATEVTDGNISDPKTCESVNLHMPIREDSLDSADDNDTTNKQFTPEEEMFKMAAKIKTFEEMEQVNKMKKDTILETGDHKENELNLNFGPVVQSSLQETSNNFVTGNNETFGESTDMNSRIVEKVENQTQMKTVQSADGPLCMNETQIEEPHPESEGCMSLLTEKAQIHSNKDAKESVSSSVSDMDYSSCVTDEHHPGDDEVELPLTGGSDSVDMPRPMMCTKQLDNVTPGCEGDNDFAFNALVGSEKETDKCPEANSRTIYKTAVRTPGDEKTPDPFQYQEGKLFEMTRGGAIDMTRGSCDEEVEEYALFHGAEYSVDDVVAKETGEELSVSKSVTLESSDSVTSITLQETHKPSMTQSADDQSPTPKPRTLIKPIGVKPEDKKPLSEADLGSSTEVHLGSPIVLEKLTNVQHETGSFKSLDLDSTVAELQSDTSSIVNSAYSEQGHDSTDSSNDDDDDDGEEDDEDDQCSVIEMSLSVAQAGIPAYDQDSQLSELNQVQRKSDKSSTLHRRSRSEADSDRGKASNTESRSYSESNQFSCESNKSSKPPVMSTLQRKESKVSNTTETSVRSSVDTDDISSASHRSPDSVIFTYDSQASHSSHSDGNQLPIVQPSSGTEDVFESRPAWEDTVGTQMQRVNDDETPECMSVDWQDDADRKEETLAIIADLLGFSWTELARELEFSEDDIHLVRTENPNSLQDQSHALLQRWVEREGKHATEDCLIKRLTKINRMDIVHLIETQMNKSIQEQTSRTYAEIEKTLDHSEVQEDVDSPRVVRRVESDRRPPPAVSEEDLSVASLLDIPSWAEPAGHVHSESMHGDLLEELEIPQ